In Helianthus annuus cultivar XRQ/B chromosome 9, HanXRQr2.0-SUNRISE, whole genome shotgun sequence, the following are encoded in one genomic region:
- the LOC110878172 gene encoding glutamate synthase 1 [NADH], chloroplastic isoform X1: MSAALNHALQTRPDPNLTKTFSTRPQNGSTRIGVTRSLKQSSLLGKKLYGTRFGSGSVSGSGSETVRKVKLNGSGRRIEVRAGLSLVPEKPLGLYDPAFDKDSCGVGFVAELSGVGNRKTVTDAIEMLVRMSHRGACGCETNTGDGAGILVGLPHEFYKEVAKDEGFELPPPGEYAVGMFFLPTSDTRREQSKIVFTKVAESLGHTVLGWRTVPTDNSSLGKSALQTEPVIEQVFLTPTPRSKVDFERQMYILRRVSMVAIRAALNLQHGGVRDFYICSLSSRTVVYKGQLKPNQLKEYYHADLGNERFTSYMALIHSRFSTNTFPSWDRAQPMRVLGHNGEINTLRGNVNWMKAREGLLKCKELGLSKNEMKKLLPIVDASSSDSGAFDGVLELLVRAGRSLPEAVMMMIPEAWQNDKNMDPQRKALYEYCSALMEPWDGPALISFTDGRYLGATLDRNGLRPGRFYVTHSGRVVMASEVGVVDIPPEDVSRKGRLNPGMMLLVDFEKHTVVDDEALKQQYSLARPYGKWLETQKIELKKIVGSVNKSLRACPPIAGVSKDDEDMGIQGLLAPLKAFGYTIESLEMLLLPMAKDGVEALGSMGNDAPLAVMSNREKLTFEYFKQMFAQVTNPPIDPIREKIVTSMECMVGPEGDLTETTEEQCHRLSLKGPLLSIEEMESIKNMNYRGWRSKVIDITYPKELGKKGLEETLDRICSEAHDAIKEGYTTLVLSDRAFSSKRVAVSSLMAVGAVHHHLVKKLERTRVALMVESAEPREVHHFCTLVGFGVDAICPYLAVEAIWRLQADGKIPPKSNGEFHTKEELVKKYYKASHYGMQKVLAKMGISTLASYKGAQIFEAVGLSSEVMERCFAGTPSRVEGATFEALAGDALNLHDLGFPSRKFPPNSAEAVALPNPGDYHWRKGGEIHLNDPLAIAKLQEAARGNSVAAYKEYSKRIHELNKTCNLRGLLKFKEGMAKVPLEEVEPASEIVKRFCTGAMSYGSISLEAHTTLAIAMNKIGGKSNTGEGGENPSRLVPLPDGSMNPKRSAIKQVASGRFGVSSYYLTNADELQIKMAQGAKPGEGGELPGHKVIGDIAVTRNSTAGVGLISPPPHHDIYSIEDLAQLIHDLKNANPSARVSVKLVSEAGVGVIASGVVKGHADHVLISGHDGGTGASRWTGIKSAGLPWELGLAETHQTLVANDLRGRTVLQTDGQLKTGRDVAIAALLGAEEFGFSTAPLITLGCIMMRKCHKNTCPVGIATQDPVLREKFAGEPEHVINFFFMLAEEMREIMSDLGFRTVNEMVGRADMLEVDKDLTKDNEKLKNIDLSLLLRPAADIRPDAAQICIQSQDHGLDMALDQRLITLAKPALEKALPVYIESPICNVNRAVGTMLSHEVTKRYHLAGLPTDTIHIKLNGSAGQSIGAFLCPGILLELEGDSNDYVGKGLSGGKIVVYPPKGSGFDPKENIVIGNVALYGATSGEAYFNGMAAERFCVRNSGAKTVVEGVGDHGCEYMTGGTVVILGKTGRNFAAGMSGGIAYVLDVDATFWSRCNAELVDLDKVEEEDDIMTLRMMIQQHQRHTNSQLAKEVLADFDNLLPKFVKVFPRDYKRILATMKEKEAAKNAAAELALEEADIREEDVLKEKDAFEELKKMAAKSLSEAVDNKVKEIVKAVKEAEVAEPAARPSRVEDAVKHRGFVAYEREGVSYRDPAVRMEDWNEVMEETKPGPLLKTQSARCMDCGTPFCHQDNSGCPLGNKIPEFNELVYQNRWREALDRLLETNNFPEFTGRVCPAPCEGSCVLGIIENPVSIKNIECSIIDKAFEEGWMVPRPPLKRTGKKVAIVGSGPAGLAAADQLNRIGHTVTVFERADRIGGLMMYGVPNMKADKIDVVQRRVDLMAEEGVNFVVNANVGTDPSYSIERLREDNDAVILAVGSTKPRDLPVPGRELSGVHFAMEFLHANTKSLLDSNLEDGKYISAKGKKVIVIGGGDTGTDCIGTSIRHGCTSIVNLELLPQPPQTRAPGNPWPQWPRVFRVDYGHQEAATKFGKDPRTYEVLTKRFISDENGSVKGLELVRVQWGKDETGRFQFKEVEGSEEIIEADLVLLAMGFLGPESTIADKLGLEKDGRSNVKAEYGRFSTNVEGVFAAGDCRRGQSLVVWAISEGRQAAAQVDKFLLKDEKDVESSLEEEKGTMEQQAVRTL, encoded by the exons ATGTCGGCGGCTTTAAATCACGCTCTTCAGACCCGACCCGACCCCAATTTGACAAAAACTTTCTCCACCCGCCCGCAAAACGGGTCAACCCGGATTGGTGTTACCCGAAGCCTGAAACAATCCAGCCTGTTAGGTAAAAAACTGTACGGAACCAGGTTCGGGTCCGGGTCGGTATCCGGGTCGGGTTCTGAGACGGTCCGTAAAGTGAAACTAAATGGGTCGGGTCGGAGAATAGAGGTTCGGGCGGGTTTGTCGTTGGTACCCGAGAAGCCGTTGGGGTTGTATGATCCGGCTTTTGATAAGGATTCATGTGGGGTTGGGTTTGTTGCTGAATTATCTGGTGTAGGTAACCGGAAAACG GTGACTGATGCTATTGAGATGTTGGTTCGGATGTCGCATAGAGGTGCTTGTGGATGTGAGACCAATACTGGTGATGGTGCTGGTATTCTTGTTGGACTTCCACATGAGTTTTACAAGGAg GTAGCAAAGGATGAGGGGTTTGAGCTACCGCCTCCCGGTGAATACGCAGTCGGCATGTTCTTCTTGCCTACTTCTGATACTAGAAGGGAGCAAAGCAAGATTGTGTTTACAAAG GTTGCTGAGTCACTCGGGCACACGGTTCTCGGCTGGCGTACTGTCCCAACAGATAATTCAAGTTTGGGTAAATCTGCTCTGCAAACCGAGCCTGTTATCGAACAAGTGTTTCTCACACCCACTCCTAGGTCAAAAGTCGATTTTGAGCGGCAG ATGTACATACTAAGAAGGGTTTCAATGGTAGCCATCCGGGCTGCATTGAACCTTCAACACGGTGGGGTCCGGGACTTCTATATATGTTCTTTATCATCTAG AACTGTTGTATACAAAGGTCAGTTAAAACCAAACCAGTTGAAGGAGTATTACCATGCAGATCTTGGGAACGAAAGGTTTACGAGCTACATGGCACTG ATTCATTCTCGATTTTCAACCAACACGTTTCCTAGCTGGGATCGTGCTCAACCGATGCGTGTTCTTGGACATAACGGTGAAATTAACACGCTTAGAGGGAATGTTAACTG GATGAAGGCACGTGAGGGTCTTCTAAAATGCAAAGAGCTTGGCCTCTCAAAGAATGAGATGAAGAAACTTCTTCCCATCGTAGACGCCAGCTCATCAGATTCAG GTGCTTTTGATGGTGTTTTGGAGCTTTTAGTGCGAGCGGGAAGAAGTCTTCCCGAGGCTGTTATGATGATGATCCCCGAAGCATGGCAAAACGACAAGAACATGGATCCTCAACGGAAGGCTTTATACGAATATTGCTCGGCTTTAATGGAGCCATGGGACGGGCCCGCTCTAATTTCAT TTACCGACGGTCGGTACCTTGGAGCAACACTGGACCGAAATGGGCTGCGGCCGGGTCGGTTCTATGTTACTCATAGTGGGCGAGTTGTAATGGCTAGTGAAGTTGGAGTTGTTGATATTCCACCAGAAGATGTTTCTAGAAAAGGAAGACTTAACCCTGGAATGATGCTTCTTGTCGACTTTGAGAAACATACCGTTGTAGACGATGAAGCTTTGAAACAACAATATTCACTTGCGAGACCGTATGGCAAGTGGCTTGAAACACAAAAGATAGAACTGAAAAAGATTGTCGGGTCCGTCAATAAATCTTTACGTGCCTGCCCTCCCATCGCTGGAGTGTCAAAG GACGATGAGGACATGGGCATCCAGGGTCTGTTGGCTCCATTGAAGGCTTTTGG TTATACAATTGAATCTTTGGAGATGCTTCTACTACCAATGGCTAAAGACGGTGTTGAAGCGCTTGGTTCAATGGGAAATGATGCTCCGTTGGCCGTGATGTCCAACAGAGAGAAGCTAACATTCGAGTATTTCAAACAAATGTTTGCGCAAGTAACCAACCCACCAATTGATCCCATACGGGAGAAAATCGTAACCTCTATGGAATGCATGGTGGGACCAGAAGGCGATCTTACAGAAACGACAGAAGAGCAATGCCATCGCCTTTCACTAAAAGGTCCGCTTTTGTCTATCGAGGAAATGGAGTCTATTAAAAATATGAACTATAGAGGTTGGAGAAGCAAAGTTATTGATATAACGTACCCTAAAGAACTTGGCAAAAAGGGTTTGGAGGAAACGCTTGATAGAATCTGTTCTGAGGCGCACGATGCGATTAAGGAGGGCTATACTACATTGGTGCTTTCCGACAGAG CCTTTTCATCAAAGCGAGTGGCAGTAAGCTCTCTTATGGCAGTTGGTGCGGTCCACCATCATTTGGTCAAAAAACTTGAGCGAACCAGGGTTGCGCTAATGGTGGAATCTGCGGAGCCGCGTGAAGTGCACCATTTCTGTACACTTGTCGGGTTCGGTGTTGATGCCATTTGCCCGTATTTGGCAGTCGAAGCAATTTGGAGGTTGCAGGCCGATGGTAAAATCCCACCAAAATCAAACGGCGAGTTCCACACAAAAGAGGAATTAGTTAAAAAGTACTACAAAGCAAGTCACTACGGAATGCAAAAGGTTCTTGCGAAAATGGGAATTTCAACGTTAGCATCGTATAAAGGTGCGCAAATCTTTGAAGCAGTCGGGTTATCATCCGAAGTAATGGAACGATGCTTCGCTGGCACTCCAAGTCGAGTCGAAGGAGCTACATTTGAAGCACTTGCCGGTGACGCACTTAATTTGCATGATCTAGGGTTTCCATCACGTAAATTTCCGCCAAACAGTGCGGAAGCAGTTGCTTTACCGAACCCTGGTGATTACCATTGGAGGAAAGGTGGAGAAATTCATTTGAATGACCCGTTAGCGATTGCTAAACTGCAAGAAGCTGCTAGGGGTAACAGCGTTGCTGCGTATAAAGAGTATTCGAAACGCATTCATGAACTGAATAAAACTTGTAATCTTCGTGGGCTTCTGAAATTTAAAGAGGGAATGGCTAAGGTGCCGCTGGAAGAGGTTGAACCTGCTAGTGAAATAGTGAAACGGTTCTGTACCGGTGCCATGAGTTACGGGTCCATATCCTTGGAGGCCCACACGACACTTGCCATTGCTATGAATAAAATTGGAGGCAAATCTAACACAG GTGAGGGAGGTGAAAATCCATCTCGTTTGGTACCGCTCCCAGACGGTTCGATGAATCCCAAAAGGAGTGCGATCAAGCAGGTTGCTAGCGGACGATTTGGGGTTTCAAGTTATTACCTTACAAATGCTGATGAATTGCAGATAAAGATGGCTCAGGGAGCAAAGCCCGGTGAAGGTGGTGAACTTCCGGGTCACAAAGTTATCGGAGATATCGCCGTCACAAGAAATTCAACAGCGGGAGTTGGATTAATTAGCCCCCCGCCACATCACGATATCTATTCAATCGAAGATCTTGCTCAATTAATTCATGATCTAAAG AATGCGAATCCTTCGGCTCGAGTTAGTGTGAAGTTGGTTTCTGAAGCTGGCGTGGGAGTGATTGCTAGCGGTGTGGTCAAGGGCCATGCAGACCATGTCTTGATCTCGGGTCATGACGGTGGAACCGGTGCGTCCAGGTGGACCGGGATCAAGAGTGCTGGGCTCCCATGGGAGCTCGGTCTAGCCgagacacaccaaaccctagttgCAAACGACCTTCGTGGTAGAACCGTGTTACAGACAGACGGTCAGCTAAAAACCGGGAGAGATGTAGCCATTGCTGCCCTTCTCGGGGCTGAGGAGTTTGGTTTCAGTACAGCCCCACTTATTACACTCGGCTGCATCATGATGAGAAAATGTCACAAAAACACTTGTCCTGTCGGGATAGCCACTCAAGATCCCGTTCTCCGTGAGAAATTTGCAGGGGAACCAGAACACGTAATCAATTTCTTCTTCATGTTAGCAGAGGAAATGAGAGAAATCATGTCCGATTTGGGTTTCCGAACCGTTAACGAAATGGTGGGACGTGCCGATATGCTCGAAGTCGATAAAGATTTGACAAAAGACAATGAGAAATTAAAAAACATCGATCTGTCGTTATTACTTCGACCAGCCGCTGATATCCGCCCAGATGCAGCCCAAATTTGCATACAAAGCCAAGATCACGGGTTAGATATGGCTCTTGATCAACGGTTAATAACACTTGCGAAACCCGCTTTAGAAAAGGCTCTGCCTGTATACATCGAATCACCAATTTGCAATGTGAACCGTGCGGTCGGGACGATGCTTAGCCATGAAGTTACTAAACGATACCACTTGGCTGGACTTCCAACCGACACAATCCATATCAAACTTAACGGAAGTGCGGGCCAGAGTATCGGAGCCTTCCTTTGCCCGGGAATTTTACTCGAGCTTGAAGGTGACAGCAATGATTACGTCGGAAAAGGATTGTCAGGCGGCAAGATTGTCGTTTATCCGCCAAAAGGAAGCGGGTTTGACCCAAAAGAAAACATCGTGATTGGGAACGTTGCCCTTTATGGTGCAACAAGTGGTGAAGCTTATTTCAACGGAATGGCGGCAGAGCGTTTTTGCGTTAGAAACTCCGGGGCTAAGACTGTGGTGGAAGGTGTAGGTGATCACGGTTGTGAATACATGACAGGTGGGACTGTTGTCATATTGGGTAAAACTGGGAGGAACTTTGCTGCTGGGATGAGCGGTGGCATTGCGTATGTTCTTGATGTTGATGCCACGTTCTGGTCGAGATGTAATGCCGAGCTTGTTGACCTTGATAAGGTTGAAGAAGAGGATGACATCATGACACTAAGAATGATGATTCAGCAACACCAACGGCATACAAACAGCCAGCTGGCGAAGGAAGTACTTGCCGACTTCGACAATCTTTTGCCTAAATTCGTTAAAGTTTTCCCAAGAGATTATAAGCGGATTCTCGCTACCATGAAAGAAAAAGAAGCTGCCAAAAACGCTGCTGCTGAGTTGGCTCTTGAAGAAGCCGATATTCGAGAAGAAGACGTGTTGAAGGAGAAAGATGCGTTTGAAGAACTTAAAAAGATGGCAGCCAAGTCGTTGAGTGAGGCGGTCGATAATAAGGTTAAAGAGATCGTCAAAGCGGTCAAAGAGGCTGAAGTGGCTGAACCGGCCGCCAGACCATCCCGGGTTGAAGATGCAGTCAAACACCGCGGTTTTGTTGCTTACGAGCGTGAGGGGGTATCGTACCGGGACCCGGCTGTTCGGATGGAAGACTGGAATGAAGTTATGGAAGAGACGAAACCCGGCCCACTTTTGAAAACTCAATCTGCACGGTGTATGGATTGCGGTACACCTTTTTGTCATCAG GATAATTCGGGCTGTCCTCTCGGCAACAAAATTCCTGAATTCAACGAGCTGGTTTATCAGAACAGATGGCGTGAAGCATTGGACCGACTTCTTGAGACAAATAACTTCCCGGAGTTCACGGGCCGGGTCTGCCCCGCTCCATGTGAAGGCTCATGTGTGCTCGGTATAATCGAAAATCCCGTCTCAATTAAAAACATTGAGTGCTCGATCATAGACAAGGCCTTTGAGGAAGGATGGATGGTGCCTCGACCTCCCCTCAAGAGAACAGG GAAAAAAGTAGCTATTGTTGGAAGTGGCCCTGCTGGGTTAGCCGCAGCTGATCAACTAAATAGGATAGGCCATACAGTGACCGTGTTCGAGCGCGCTGACCGAATCGGTGGACTCATGATGTACGGGGTTCCTAACATGAAGGCCGACAAAATCGACGTGGTTCAAAGACGGGTTGACCTGATGGCTGAGGAAGGTGTGAATTTCGTGGTTAATGCCAATGTAGGAACCGATCCGTCATATTCCATTGAACGGCTTCGTGAAGACAATGATGCTGTTATTTTGGCCGTTGGATCCACAAAGCCAAG GGACCTTCCTGTTCCGGGACGAGAGCTATCGGGAGTACATTTTGCTATGGAGTTTTTGCATGCAAATACTAAAAGCTTATTGGATAGCAATCTCGAGGATGGTAAATACATATCCGCTAAAGGTAAAAAGGTAATTGTAATCGGTGGTGGTGACACCGGTACAGATTGTATCGGGACGTCTATTCGACATGGTTGCACCAGCATTGTAAATCTGGAGCTTCTTCCCCAGCCACCACAAACCCGAGCACCCGGAAACCCCTGGCCACAG TGGCCTCGTGTATTCCGTGTAGATTATGGACACCAAGAAGCTGCTACGAAATTCGGGAAAGACCCACGGACTTATGAAGTGTTGACCAAGAGGTTCATTAGTGACGAGAATGGGTCCGTAAAAGGTCTTGAGTTGGTGCGGGTGCAATGGGGAAAAGATGAGACTGGTCGGTTCCAGTTCAAGGAGGTAGAGGGTTCTGAAGAGATCATCGAGGCTGACCTGGTTTTGCTAGCCATGGGCTTCCTCGGTCCTGAGTCG ACGATAGCGGACAAACTGGGATTGGAGAAAGACGGGAGGTCGAATGTGAAGGCGGAGTATGGGCGGTTCTCGACGAACGTGGAAGGTGTGTTTGCGGCGGGTGATTGCCGAAGAGGGCAGTCGTTGGTGGTGTGGGCCATATCAGAAGGGCGGCAGGCGGCAGCACAGGTGGATAAGTTTTTGTTGAAGGATGAAAAGGATGTTGAAAGCAGCTTAGAAGAAGAGAAGGGGACGATGGAGCAGCAAGCGGTTCGGACATTATAG